The following are encoded together in the Triticum dicoccoides isolate Atlit2015 ecotype Zavitan chromosome 6B, WEW_v2.0, whole genome shotgun sequence genome:
- the LOC119325620 gene encoding disease resistance protein RGA5-like, with the protein MSMEAALVSVATGVLKPVLEKLATLLGNEYKRFKGVRKEIKSLSHELAAMEAFLLKMSDVEDPDVQDKVWMNEVRELSYDMEDAIDDFMQNVGDKDERPDGFIEKIKSSLGKLGKMKARRRIGREIQDLKKQILEVGERNERYKSREAFSKTINATVDPRALAIFEHASKLVGIDEPRAELIRLLTDDNGCATTQHQPKIVSITGPGGMGKTTLANQVYQKIKGQFDCCAFLSVSRSPDMMNILRTILSEVSGQRYSNTEEGSVQILITKINDFLLDKRYFVVVDDIWDMDTWDIIKCAFPATSSTSRIITTTRINNVAHSCLSSFNGLIYNISALGMVHSRQLFHRRLFKSDQDCPSHLQEISEQILKKCHGLPLAIIAISGLLANTKRTEDVWNQVKDSIGRALERNPSVEGMMKILSLSYFDLPPYLKTCLLYLSMYVEDSIIEKENLIQRWISEGFIYKEGRYTAYELGERCFNELLNRGLIQPGATNAYGIVQCCRVHDTILDFIIFKSIEENFVTLLGVPNPTIGKKSTIVRRLCVQGVEEGNSALLIADLVFSHVRSLTMVGGLLEIPSLEEFRHLRVLDLNYCSKLEDHHLENVVRLFQLRYLNLKGTKISKLPKQIGRLECLEVLDLRGTSVKQLPASIVNLGKLMHLLVDDNVQFPEGVAKMQALETLEYVNASIQPLEFLCGLGQLMNLRNLWLILDFEFYSDTEDTLKRMFLPYVPHVPTWVGSLRNLQRLYIEAVIVNHDHLCMLGALPSLLFLHLEDETESNEKLKISGEVGFRFLKIFIYGRFFEPVDLMFGTRSMPKLEKLELHEFRMVEANSLGFGIENLPCLTSVKCTAVAGDDGIVEAVKTAMERAASTHPNHPSLLFQRLR; encoded by the exons ATGTCCATGGAGGCGGCTCTCGTGAGTGTGGCCACGGGGGTCCTCAAACCTGTCCtggagaagctggccaccttgcTTGGCAACGAGTATAAGCGATTCAAGGGTGTGCGCAAAGAGATCAAGTCTCTCAGTCATGAGCTGGCTGCCATGGAGGCTTTTCTCCTCAAGATGTCCGACGTGGAGGATCCCGACGTGCAGGATAAGGTGTGGATGAATGAGGTGCGGGAGTTGTCCTATGACATGGAGGATGCCATCGATGACTTCATGCAAAACGTCGGTGACAAAGATGAAAGGCCAGATGGTTTCATTGAGAAGATCAAGAGCTCACTAGGGAAGTTGGGGAAGATGAAGGCTCGTCGTCGAATCGGCAGAGAGATCCAGGATCTGAAGAAACAGATCCTTGAGGTGGGTGAGAGGAATGAAAGGTACAAGAGTCGTGAGGCCTTCTCCAAGACCATCAACGCAACCGTTGACCCTAGAGCTCTTGCTATATTTGAGCATGCATCGAAGCTTGTTGGAATCGATGAACCTAGGGCTGAGCTGATCAGATTGTTGACGGATGACAATGGGTGTGCGACAACACAACATCAACCAAAGATTGTCTCCATCACTGGACCTGGAGGAATGGGCAAAACAACTCTTGCAAACCAAGTGTATCAAAAAATCAAAGGGCAATTCGATTGTTGTGCCTTCCTATCCGTGTCGCGAAGTCCAGACATGATGAATATCCTTAGGACCATTCTTAGTGAAGTTAGCGGTCAACGTTATTCTAACACGGAAGAAGGGAGTGTACAAATACTCATTACCAAGATCAATGACTTCCTACTAGATAAAAG GTactttgttgttgttgatgatatATGGGACATGGATACCTGGGATATTATAAAATGTGCATTTCCTGCTACAAGTTCTACCAGTAGAATAATCACGACTACTCGTATAAACAATGTCGCTCATTCATGTTTATCATCATTCAATGGCCTTATTTACAATATAAGTGCTCTTGGTATGGTGCACTCCAGACAATTATTTCACAGAAGGTTATTCAAGTCTGATCAAGATTGCCCTTCACACCTTCAAGAAATTTCTGAGCAGATATTGAAAAAATGCCATGGGTTACCTTTGGCGATCATTGCTATATCTGGTTTGTTGGCTAACACAAAAAGAACAGAAGATGTGTGGAATCAAGTGAAAGATTCAATTGGCCGTGCACTTGAAAGGAATCCTAGTGTCGAAGgaatgatgaagatattgtcacttaGTTATTTTGATCTGCCTCCTTATTTAAAAACTTGCCTCTTATATCTAAGTATGTATGTAGAAGATTCTATTATTGAGAAGGAAAATTTGATACAAAGATGGATTTCTGAAGGATTCATTTATAAAGAGGGAAGATACACGGCATATGAGTTAGGAGAAAGGTGTTTTAATGAACTACTCAACAGGGGTTTGATCCAACCTGGGGCGACAAATGCTTATGGCATAGTGCAGTGTTGTCGAGTTCATGACACAATTCTTGATTTCATCATATTCAAGTCCATAGAAGAGAACTTTGTTACTTTACTTGGCGTTCCCAATCCGACAATTGGGAAAAAAAGCACTATAGTTCGTCGACTCTGTGTACAAGGTGTCGAGGAAGGAAATTCAGCATTATTGATAGCAGATCTCGTGTTTTCCCATGTCCGATCACTTACTATGGTTGGAGGTCTGTTGGAAATCCCTTCTTTGGAAGAGTTCAGACATTTGCGTGTTCTTGACTTAAATTATTGctccaaattggaagatcatcatctTGAAAATGTGGTGAGGTTGTTCCAGCTGAGGTACCTGAATCTCAAAGGTACAAAAATAAGCAAGCTCCCAAAACAAATTGGTCGTTTAGAATGCTTAGAGGTGCTGGACCTAAGAGGGACTTCTGTAAAGCAATTACCTGCATCTATCGTGAATCTCGGAAAATTGATGCATCTACTTGTTGATGATAATGTTCAATTTCCTGAAGGGGTTGCAAAGATGCAAGCACTGGAGACGTTGGAATATGTCAATGCCTCCATTCAGCCATTAGAATTCTTGTGCGGCCTTGGTCAACTAATGAATTTAAGGAATCTGTGGCTTATCCTTGATTTCGAATTTTATTCTGACACTGAGGATACATTGAAGCGGATGTTCTTGCCATATGTCCCACATGTTCCGACATGGGTGGGCTCCCTCAGAAACCTCCAACGGCTATACATTGAAGCGGTGATAGTCAACCATGACCATCTCTGTATGCTTGGGGCCTTACCCAGTCTGCTTTTTCTGCATCTTGAGGATGAAACAGAGTCAAACGAAAAGCTCAAAATCAGTGGTGAAGTTGGGTTCCGATTCTTGAAGATTTTTATTTATGGTAGATTTTTTGAACCAGTAGATCTGATGTTTGGGACAAGGTCCATGCCAAAGCTTGAAAAACTAGAGCTTCATGAGTTTCGCATGGTTGAAGCTAACTCTCTCGGCTTTGGAATTGAGAACCTCCCTTGCCTCACTAGTGTCAAATGCACTGCCGTTGCTGGTGATGATGGCATTGTTGAAGCCGTGAAGACTGCCATGGAGAGAGCAGCCAGCACACATCCCAACCACCCAAGTCTACTCTTTCAGAGATTACGCTGA